One Burkholderia gladioli genomic window, TCGCGACCGGCTCGGCGCCGAACGCGGCGGCCGCCCGGCCGCGGCGCGGATCGCCGAGCGTGTCCATGCACTCGCCCGCTCGGCCGGCTGAGGCCGCGCTGGTCCGTCATGGCCTGGTGCGCGTCGCGCCCGAGGCCTGGCGGGTGCTGCTCGCCGCCGAGCCCGCGCTGGCGGCCGGGGCTGTCGATGCGGCCGATATCGTCGATGCGGCCGACGCGGCCGCGCGGTCCGTGCTGCGTGACTGGGTCGTGCGCGGCTGGCCGTTGATGGTGCGGCGCCCGGGGCCCTGCGACGCGGCCCGTCCCGGCGTGCCGCTCGGCCTGCCGCTGCCGCCCTCGCTCGGCAAGCGGCGGATCGGCGTGAGCCTGGCGGCCGAGGCGATCGTCTCGATCGAGCGGCCGCCCGCGCTGGATTCGTTGCGCGAAGTCGCGCCGCCCGCCTGGCGTGCCACGCTCGATGCGCTGGACGCGATCACGCGCCGTCACCGGATCGTCTGCCGCGCGTTCGGCAGCCTGGCCTGGCAAGGGCTGACGGGCTTGCCTTACCTTTCCGCGAATTCCGATCTCGATCTGTTGTTCGAAC contains:
- the mdcG gene encoding malonate decarboxylase holo-[acyl-carrier-protein] synthase, encoding MHSPARPAEAALVRHGLVRVAPEAWRVLLAAEPALAAGAVDAADIVDAADAAARSVLRDWVVRGWPLMVRRPGPCDAARPGVPLGLPLPPSLGKRRIGVSLAAEAIVSIERPPALDSLREVAPPAWRATLDALDAITRRHRIVCRAFGSLAWQGLTGLPYLSANSDLDLLFELPPGFDAAGDGMAMLAAMLDDVAACEADAPMRIDGEVIRVDGAGANWRELQAGQDAVMVKTATDVRLLAPRDFLAGAA